CAAGCGGCCAGCCTGCCGCCAATGCCACTGCAAGAGTGCCAATAACAGTATCACCTGCGCCTGATACATCAAACACCTCACGTGCCTGAGCCTTAACGTGACTAACACCCGCCTCAGTGAATAAACTCATACCCTCCTCAGATCGAGTCAGGAGCAGCGCCTCAAGGTTTAATGATTTTCTAAGATCTTGAGCTCTCTTAGTCAAATCCTCTTCACTAGTCCATTGACCAACTACCTGACGAAGCTCGCTTCGGTTTGGAGTGAGCACAGTTGCGCCACGATATTTAGCGTAGTCATCCCCCTTAGGATCGACCAGGATCATTTTCTTTTGAGCGCGCGCCTGCTCAATCATCAAAGCTACTTGACATAATGCCCCTTTGCCGTAGTCAGACAAAATCACTACATCGGAATCGCCTACAAGCTTCTCATAACGCTCTAACTTATGGGCGAGAGCTGACTCACTAGGAGCCTCTTCAAAGTCCAAACGAATCAGTTGCTGCTGCCTTGCGATGACACGTAACTTCACAGTTGTCGGCACTTTGCCATCAACCTCTAATTGACTATCAACACCACTCGATTTCAACAACTCAGTAACGCGATGTCCCGGCTCGTCGTCACCAATCACACCCAAGATTGTTGTCTTCGCGCCAAGAGCTGCCACGTTACGGGCAACGTTAGCTGCTCCGCCTAAACGTTCATCAATCTTACCCACCTGAACAACTGGCACCGGCGCCTCAGGAGAAATCCGATTCGTATCACCAAACCAATAGCGGTCAAGCATGACGTCACCCACCACCAATAAGCGGGCTTTAGAAAATTGTTCTCGGTTAGCTTTTTCCACGATGTAACTAATCTCTCTAATCTTTCGAATGGATTCTTGGGTACTTGTAATTAATTATGACGACCAATACCCTGGTACTCAATACCTAATTCTTGCATAGCTTGCGGCTCATACAAGTTACGGCCATCAAAGATGATGGGATTCTTCAAATTGGCTTTGAGCAGGTCAAAATCGGGGCTACGGAAGGCTTTCCATTCGGTCACGATGATTAGAGCATCAGCACCTTGGGTGGCTGCCATGGGGTCATCCACTAAAGACACTTGCTTGAGGCCTTCCGGGTTACCCTTAAAGTCGATATCTAGGCAATGTTTTGTCTCTGGCATCGCTACTGGGTCATGGGCAACGATCTGAGCGCCACGCTTGACCAGCTCGGCAATGATGACTCGACTAGGGGCTTCGCGCATATCGTCGGTATTGGGCTTAAATGCTAAACCCCACATGGCAAACTTCTTGCCCTTCAGATCAGCACCGAAGCGTTTTTCAATCTTCTCAACGAGGATGTACTTTTGGGCTTCATTAACTGCCTCTACTGCATCGAGAATCTTCAGATCGCGGCCATACTCGATGGCAGTCTTCGAGAGGGCTGAAACATCCTTTGGAAAGCAAGAGCCGCCATAGCCAGTACCGGAATATAAAAAGCCGTAACCAATGCGGGAGTCTGAGCCAATACCCTGGCGTACCGCTTCAATATCAGCACCGACTAAGTCCGCCAGATTGGCCAACTCGTTCATAAAAGAGATGCGGGTGGCTAGCATCGCATTAGCAGCATATTTTGTCAGCTCAGCGCTTTTGACATCCATGTAATAGGTGCGCTCATGGTGGCGATTAAATGGGGCATAGAGTTTGCGCATTTGCTCTTTAGCACGCAGTCCTGCTGGCGTATTTTGCGTACCAATCACAATGCGATCAGGGCGCATGAAGTCTTCTACAGCTGCGCCTTCTTTGAGGAACTCAGGATTAGAGACTACCGAACAGAGCTCTGGTGAGAGGCTTCTCTTTTGAAGCTCTTCAGTAATCGCAGCAGAAACCTTATCAGCAGTACCCACTGGCACAGTGGATTTATCGACAATCACCTTGGGGGTGGTCATATGGCGACCGATGTTGCGAGCAGCTGCTACAACGTATTGCAGATCAGCCGAGCCATCTTCATCGGGAGGGGTTCCTACCGCGATAAATTGAATATCACCATGAGCGACAGAGGCGGCAATATCGGTGGAAAACTGTAAACGTCCAGCGGCGCGATTGCGCTCAATCATCTCTTTAAGGCCTGGCTCATAGATTGGTACACCACCAGAATTAAGAATCTCAATCTTTTTGGGATCGACATCGACACAAAAAACGCTATTACCCTGCTCTGCTAGGCAAGCGCCTGTAACAAGACCAACGTAACCGCTGCCGATGATGGTGACTTTCAAGATAGCTCCAAAGAATTCGTATTAAATTGGTAAATGCGACTCAGATTACATTGAAGGGCCGCTAGGAACAGCGCCCTCACTGCGTCTTGGGGAATAAGCCTCCCAATGATTACAACCCGGGCATTGCCAGTAAAAGCGTCTCGCACGGAAACCGCAATTACCGCAGGTGTAGCGAGCCAAACTCGTCGTGCGCTGCTTTAATAAACTTAATGTTGCCTGTAAATCAGATACTCGCTCTGGCGTACCGTTACTCTCTGCCAAGGCCAAACGCGTCTCCGCTAATTTAGAGAGGGCGCTCAAGCTTGGTGAATGTTGCATCACCTCAACCAACATCACTTCGGCAGCTTGAGCTCCACGAATTTGAGTCATATGTTTTTGGACAATATCGAGCAACTCACCAGAGGCCTGGGTTCTTAGTAATTCGCAAAGTGCGCTTAAGCCTTCATCTGCTTTATTCAGCGCAGCATGTGCCGCCATCCAACGATCAGCAAGTAAATGCATGTAAGCCGGGTGTGTCTTTGCAATTACAGCCCACACCTCGATTGCTTGGGCTGGGCGATCCATAGCTATCAAGTAATCCCCCTGCAAAATTAACGCACGAGCATGATGAGGAACTGCTTGCAATGCCAATTGAACCGATTGCTCGACCTCTGGCAAATCTTTGCGACGCAGCGCTTCTTGGCCAATCTCACAATGAAACTGTGCAATCTCTGTGTGATGGGATTTTCCTTGCAAGCCCTCAAGTTCACTGGCAGCAATGATGGCTTTTTTCCAGTCCCGCTCAATCTGGTACATCTCGAGCAGACTCTCTTTTGCGGGTGCTGCAAACTTGCCTTCACCCACGCGATTCAATGACGCCTCAGCACGATCCAATAATCCTGCACGAAGAAAATCACGACCCAACTCGTAGGCAGCATGATCTCGATCGCGCGGCTTTAAGTCATCACGATTAGCCAGGTGCTGGTGAACTCGAATTGCACGCTCGGTCTCACCACGACGACGGAATAAATTTCCCAATGCAAAATGAAGTTCAATTGTTTCGGGGTCGAGCTGGGCAATCTTGACTAAGGTTTCAATTGCTTGATCTGGCTGCTCATTTAGTAAAAGACTTAAACCCTTAAAGGTTGAACGTTGCTGACGCATCCGCTCGCGCTCATCCATGCGATTTTCAAGACGCAGATCCCAGCGTGAGGCTAACCAACCAATACCAAACATGACTGGTAGTAATAGTAGCCAGGAGGTTGCGATCTGAATCATGCTGTGCAGAACTTAAATAAAAAAATGGTCCGAATGGACCACTGGATATGCGCTATGTGACTAGGCACCAGAACCCTCTTTGGGGCTCACTTGCTTCAGAGGCTTGTAGTCAACGCGCTCACGCAACTCTTTACCCGGCTTGAAATGGGGCACCCGTTTTTCTGGGATCAATACTTTCTCACCAGATTTTGGGTTACGACCAGTACGCGCAGGACGGTGATGCAAAACAAAGCTACCAACACCGCGCAACTCAATTCGCTTGCCTTCGGCTAAAGCGTGAGTCATGGTGTCTAGCAATGTTTTTACTGCCAACTCCACATCTCTTGGTAGTAGCTGGGGAAACTGTTCCGCCAAGCTCTCCACGAGTTCGGAGCGAGTAATTGCTTGTTGCTCTTGATCTGACATGATCTATCAATAAAAAACCGCCGCTCTCCCAGTGGAAAGCGGCGATATTGATTTAGCCTTGATTGTCCAACTTCGCTTTTAACAAAGCACCCAAGTTGGTTGTGCCGGACTGCGCATCACCCTGGAGCTTGCTCATAGCGTCTTGTTGGTCAGAGCTGTCTTTAGCTTTGATCGAAAGATTGATTACACGTGACTTGCGATCAATGTTGATGATCATTGCAGTTACGCTATCGCCTTCTTTCAATACATTGCGAGCATCTTCAACGCGATCTGTTGAGATCTCAGAAGCACGCAAGTAAGCCTCAACTTCATCAGCCAAGTGAATAGTTGCACCCTTAGCATCAACAGCCTTCACAGTGCCAGTTACAAGGCTGCCCTTGTCGCTTACAGATGTGTAGTTATTGAATGGGTCACCAGACAATTGCTTGATACCGAGAGAGATACGCTCTTTCTCAACATCAATGGCCAATACAGTAGCTTCAACTTCGTCGCCTTTTTTGTATTTCTTAACAGCTTCTTCGCCTGGCTCATTCCATGAGAGGTCTGAGAGGTGAACTAAGCCGTCGATACCACCAGGCAAACCAATGAACACACCAAAGTCAGTAATAGACTTGATTGCGCCAGTCAACTTGTCGCCTTTTTGCTGGCCACGTGAGAACTCTTCCCATGGATTTGCTTTGCACTGCTTGATGCCCAAGCTGATACGGCGCTTGTCTTCATCAATATCCAGAACCATTACTTCAACTTCGGTTCCTAATGCAGTAGCTTTGCTTGGAGCAACGTTCTTGTTAGTCCAGTCCATTTCAGAAACGTGCACCAAACCTTCGATACCAGATTCGATTTCCACAAATGCGCCGTAGTCAGTCAGGTTAGTTACCTTACCGAATAAACGGGTGTTTGGTGGGTAACGACGCGCGATACCAACCCATGGATCATCACCAAGCTGTTTCACGCCGAGTGAAACACGGTTCTTCTCTTGATCGAACTTCAAAATCTTAGCGGTAACTTCTTGACCAACAGTCAACATCTCGCTTGGGTGACGCACACGACGCCATGCCAAGTCGGTAATGTGCAAGAGGCCGTCAATACCGCCGAGGTCCACGAATGCGCCGTAGTCAGTGATGTTTTTAACGATACCTTGAACAACGCTACCCTCTTTGAGGTTAGACATCAACTTCGCGCGCTCTTCACCTTGGCTAGCTTCAACAACTGCACGACGTGACAACACTACGTTGTTACGCTTACGGTCAAGCTTGATAACCTTGAACTCCATCGTCTTACC
The window above is part of the beta proteobacterium CB genome. Proteins encoded here:
- a CDS encoding Tetratricopeptide TPR_2 repeat protein yields the protein MIQIATSWLLLLPVMFGIGWLASRWDLRLENRMDERERMRQQRSTFKGLSLLLNEQPDQAIETLVKIAQLDPETIELHFALGNLFRRRGETERAIRVHQHLANRDDLKPRDRDHAAYELGRDFLRAGLLDRAEASLNRVGEGKFAAPAKESLLEMYQIERDWKKAIIAASELEGLQGKSHHTEIAQFHCEIGQEALRRKDLPEVEQSVQLALQAVPHHARALILQGDYLIAMDRPAQAIEVWAVIAKTHPAYMHLLADRWMAAHAALNKADEGLSALCELLRTQASGELLDIVQKHMTQIRGAQAAEVMLVEVMQHSPSLSALSKLAETRLALAESNGTPERVSDLQATLSLLKQRTTSLARYTCGNCGFRARRFYWQCPGCNHWEAYSPRRSEGAVPSGPSM
- a CDS encoding rfaE bifunctional protein; protein product: MEKANREQFSKARLLVVGDVMLDRYWFGDTNRISPEAPVPVVQVGKIDERLGGAANVARNVAALGAKTTILGVIGDDEPGHRVTELLKSSGVDSQLEVDGKVPTTVKLRVIARQQQLIRLDFEEAPSESALAHKLERYEKLVGDSDVVILSDYGKGALCQVALMIEQARAQKKMILVDPKGDDYAKYRGATVLTPNRSELRQVVGQWTSEEDLTKRAQDLRKSLNLEALLLTRSEEGMSLFTEAGVSHVKAQAREVFDVSGAGDTVIGTLAVALAAGWPLERAMALANRAGGIVVGKLGTATVTSEELQ
- a CDS encoding UDP-glucose 6-dehydrogenase; the protein is MKVTIIGSGYVGLVTGACLAEQGNSVFCVDVDPKKIEILNSGGVPIYEPGLKEMIERNRAAGRLQFSTDIAASVAHGDIQFIAVGTPPDEDGSADLQYVVAAARNIGRHMTTPKVIVDKSTVPVGTADKVSAAITEELQKRSLSPELCSVVSNPEFLKEGAAVEDFMRPDRIVIGTQNTPAGLRAKEQMRKLYAPFNRHHERTYYMDVKSAELTKYAANAMLATRISFMNELANLADLVGADIEAVRQGIGSDSRIGYGFLYSGTGYGGSCFPKDVSALSKTAIEYGRDLKILDAVEAVNEAQKYILVEKIEKRFGADLKGKKFAMWGLAFKPNTDDMREAPSRVIIAELVKRGAQIVAHDPVAMPETKHCLDIDFKGNPEGLKQVSLVDDPMAATQGADALIIVTEWKAFRSPDFDLLKANLKNPIIFDGRNLYEPQAMQELGIEYQGIGRHN
- a CDS encoding integration host factor, beta subunit, which produces MSDQEQQAITRSELVESLAEQFPQLLPRDVELAVKTLLDTMTHALAEGKRIELRGVGSFVLHHRPARTGRNPKSGEKVLIPEKRVPHFKPGKELRERVDYKPLKQVSPKEGSGA
- the rpsA gene encoding Ribosomal protein S1, with the translated sequence MSESFAELFEESLTRSNMKTGQVISAEVLRIDHNFVVVNAGLKSEAFIPVEEFHNDAGEIEVAPGDFVSVAIDALENGYGDTILSRDKAKRLASWMNLEKALEQAEIVTGTVTGKVKGGLTVMVNGIRAFLPGSLVDTRPIKDTSPYEGKTMEFKVIKLDRKRNNVVLSRRAVVEASQGEERAKLMSNLKEGSVVQGIVKNITDYGAFVDLGGIDGLLHITDLAWRRVRHPSEMLTVGQEVTAKILKFDQEKNRVSLGVKQLGDDPWVGIARRYPPNTRLFGKVTNLTDYGAFVEIESGIEGLVHVSEMDWTNKNVAPSKATALGTEVEVMVLDIDEDKRRISLGIKQCKANPWEEFSRGQQKGDKLTGAIKSITDFGVFIGLPGGIDGLVHLSDLSWNEPGEEAVKKYKKGDEVEATVLAIDVEKERISLGIKQLSGDPFNNYTSVSDKGSLVTGTVKAVDAKGATIHLADEVEAYLRASEISTDRVEDARNVLKEGDSVTAMIINIDRKSRVINLSIKAKDSSDQQDAMSKLQGDAQSGTTNLGALLKAKLDNQG